A region of the Candidatus Neomarinimicrobiota bacterium genome:
GTCTCCCTTCCGATAGTTTTTGGGAGTATTTCGCCGAAGATAAGGATAACAACGCTTATGATCATAATTGCCGCCCAATTAGGCATGAACGGGATCAAAACAATAATTGCGAACGACGTAGTCAGTATGTTCGCGAGATCTGTTCCCACGAGAGTCGTACTCAAAAAAGATGCTGGCTTATCGAGAAAGTCAACAGCTGTTGCGGCGCCGCGAACCTTACGCTTCGCCTGAACTTCCATCTGGATTTTGTTTACGGTGATAAAGACCGTTTCCGCCATCGAAAAAAATGCGGACAGGATTAATCCGATGCCCGCTAACATCAATTCTAACAAAACTTTCCGCTCAAATGAATTTCACTTTCAAGACTAAGAATACTCATTCGGAGCAAAATTAACAAATAGAATCTTATTCTCGTCAGGTATCTCCGACATTGGAGGTAGTTATCCTTACAGGTAATTCTATTTAGCCCAGCCATTTATGTCTGGGATTTGTAGTTAATCTAAACGACTTCACGCCGTTCACGGCGTTTTTGATAGATGAATGACAAGGGCGTGAACGCCCTCCCCGCCTGGCATTAGTCGGACAGGTCTTTTTATTTTATCTCTTATAACCCAGCCGTAAACGGCTGGGCTAATTACGTGGAAGTCAGGACTTACCCGGCAGGCATTTGTCGGACGAAGAGTCCCGGGCAAATGAGTGCATCCCGTAGACCTGTCCCTTCCGGCTGAGATTGGCTACGCCTGTCTTCGGCTCTTCATCCCGATAAATCGGGATTCAGAATGACAGTGCGTAAATATATTATTGCAGCGGTCAGGGCTCCAAAGGAGTTCCTGTGGAACAAGCCCTGACTCGCACTCAAGCTGGTGAATTCAATAAAACGAAGAAGATGGTTTTGCTCAAATAATTTTGTTGAGCATGGTAGGGGACGCAGATCTGCGTCCCCTACATCCCTAAAGATCGAGAAAGGTCAGGGAGAGCCCCGCTTTCGTCAGGATTCGCCGACAGTGAACGTAAAAGCAGCTCTTTAAATTAGTTGATTATCTTTGTGATTATGGTTAACCTACTCCACGAAATCCGCATGGAGCTTTGATTGTATAACCATCTGACAAATCCGATTTACGCACTGCTGTTATCTGTTATTGCTAATTATTCTCTCTATGCTCAAGATACCGAAGGGATCAATCTTCCCTATCAATCTGTATCATCAACTTACGGCGCTTCGTCGATGGCGTTCAATCCTGCCGGACTTGGATATCCAGATGCAGGTGGCTTAATCATAGCTCAGACACATCTGTCCGGTGAGTTCTTTCGGGATACCGGAATTTATTTTGCGGGACGGAGACTCGGATATTCAATCGAATGGCTCGGCGGTCAGCCCTCAAGAAAAAAGCATACTTTCGGTATTGGAGTCGGAGGAAGCGGGAATTTTTCCATGGGAGTAAGCTACTCATGGTTTGGTTCCGGCAGCCGCGATTATTCTTCCTTGAATATTTTTTCTTCCGGTATGATAATCAGGCCGTTCAGATGGCTGTCACTCGCCGGAACATTAAGGGAAATCAACGGGAACGGCGGTTCGTTGGATCCGCTAAACAGAAGCTACATCTTGGGGGCGGGCTGGCGACCCTTCGGCGAGAATTTCACATTCACTGTGGACGTTGATAAATTCGGGAAACGGAATGAGGTGACGTATCTCTACGGATTGGAATTCTGGTCGGACAAAGGATTCAGCCTGAACGGCGTTCTTGATGATGACGGGGGGTTTGAATTGGGCGTCGAAATCGGATTTCCGAGAAGCAGCTTGAGAAACAGCACTTCTTATGAAAAGAACGGTGATTTCATCTCATCCGTTACCCTACTGGAATCAAGGAGCAGACACCGTAAAACTTCTCTTCGTTCTACGGGATTGTACTTAGAATTGAACCTCAAAGGGTCGGTTCCGGATCAACCGGAAGGCGGTTTTTTCATAAAAGGATCCAGAACAACCTCGGAATGGGTCCGCCTTATTGAGAGAGCAGGAACCGACGAATCTATCGGCGGAATAATTCTGAATATAGGTAGATTCAATGCCGGTATGGCGACTTTGAGCGAGATCCGTAAGTCACTGCTCCGTTTTAAAGAAACCGGAAAGAAAATTATCGTCTATTCGGAGTTTATGAGCGGAAAGGGCTTGTACGTTTCATCTGCTGCGGATCTTATCCTTATGAATCCCTCGGGGTATCTGTACTTCACGGGACTCTCGGCTCAGGTGACTTACTACAAAGGGTTACTCGATAAACTGGGTATCGAAATACAGGTTGCCCGTGTCGGCAGATATAAGAGTGCGATGGAGCCTGTCATGCGCGATTCGATGTCAGCCGCGTACAAAGAAGAATTGGAGGCTATTCTCGACAATTTCCTGGACATTATGTATGAAGGAATCGCCGAAGGGCGTGGACTGACGGTAAGTGAGTTGACCGCTATAGCCGACAGGGGACCGTTCACAGCCTCCGAGGCGCTTGCCGCCGGACTCATCGACGCTAAGGCGTATGAAGATGAGATAGAAGATATCGCTAAAAAGGAGTTTAAGTTAAGCCGTGTTGTCACGATTAAGGGTACAAGTTTTGAAGACCGGAAAGAGCTGAACAGAGCTTGGTCGACAAAACCTCAAATAGCGATACTGCACTTAAGCGGAGCAATAGTTCCGGGTGCGAGCAGGAGAGGGAATATCCTCGGTGCAAAAACGGCGGTGCGGGTTATCGAATCGCTGCGGACAAACGATAATGTAAAAGCGATTATACTCAGGATAGACAGCGGAGGCGGGACGATTCTCGGTTCAGACGTTATTTGGCGGGAGCTCATGAGAATCGAAGGTAAAAAACCGATCATTGCCAGTTTTGGCGACATCGCCGCCTCGGGAGCTTATTATATTTCGATGCCGGCTGATACCATACTCGCAGAACGGACAACGTTAACCGGTTCCATAGGCATATTTATGGGTTATCCGAACCTGAGGCAATTATATACAAAATTGGGCATCCGTCAGGAAGTGCTAAAGCGTGGGAAGCGTTCCGACGTTTTCTCGGATCACAGGGGTTGGAACGAAGAGGAAAAAGAGCATTTCCAAAAACAGATGAACGAGCGTTACGATGAATTTTTGAGCAAGGTAGCTGAAGGGCGGGGGCTCACACACGAGGAGGTGGACAGCGCCGGTATGGGTCGTGTCTGGACGGGAGAGGATGCTCTTCGACTCGGTTTGATAGATATAATAGGCGGTATCAGGGAGTCGGAAAATATCGCTTTAGAAATGACGGGATTGAAAAGGGACGAAGTGGAGTTCGTTGTCGTTCGCTCAAACAAGTCATTGAGGTTCGGCGGTATCGATTTTATAACCGAGTTTATGAAGATAAACAGCTCTCACGATATGTTCATAGTAGAAACGCTGGTCGGAGATTTGGAAAGCACCCGGGAGATTCTCGAATTGATCATCGAAGGCGGTGTGATGTCGTACATACCGTATAAGATAGAGATTGAATGAACCGGAAAATTGAAACAATAATCGACACCGAAAAGATGGCATCT
Encoded here:
- the sppA gene encoding signal peptide peptidase SppA: MYNHLTNPIYALLLSVIANYSLYAQDTEGINLPYQSVSSTYGASSMAFNPAGLGYPDAGGLIIAQTHLSGEFFRDTGIYFAGRRLGYSIEWLGGQPSRKKHTFGIGVGGSGNFSMGVSYSWFGSGSRDYSSLNIFSSGMIIRPFRWLSLAGTLREINGNGGSLDPLNRSYILGAGWRPFGENFTFTVDVDKFGKRNEVTYLYGLEFWSDKGFSLNGVLDDDGGFELGVEIGFPRSSLRNSTSYEKNGDFISSVTLLESRSRHRKTSLRSTGLYLELNLKGSVPDQPEGGFFIKGSRTTSEWVRLIERAGTDESIGGIILNIGRFNAGMATLSEIRKSLLRFKETGKKIIVYSEFMSGKGLYVSSAADLILMNPSGYLYFTGLSAQVTYYKGLLDKLGIEIQVARVGRYKSAMEPVMRDSMSAAYKEELEAILDNFLDIMYEGIAEGRGLTVSELTAIADRGPFTASEALAAGLIDAKAYEDEIEDIAKKEFKLSRVVTIKGTSFEDRKELNRAWSTKPQIAILHLSGAIVPGASRRGNILGAKTAVRVIESLRTNDNVKAIILRIDSGGGTILGSDVIWRELMRIEGKKPIIASFGDIAASGAYYISMPADTILAERTTLTGSIGIFMGYPNLRQLYTKLGIRQEVLKRGKRSDVFSDHRGWNEEEKEHFQKQMNERYDEFLSKVAEGRGLTHEEVDSAGMGRVWTGEDALRLGLIDIIGGIRESENIALEMTGLKRDEVEFVVVRSNKSLRFGGIDFITEFMKINSSHDMFIVETLVGDLESTREILELIIEGGVMSYIPYKIEIE